A section of the Humulus lupulus chromosome 2, drHumLupu1.1, whole genome shotgun sequence genome encodes:
- the LOC133819287 gene encoding endo-1,3;1,4-beta-D-glucanase-like, translating into MSGPQCCTNPPTLNPNSGAGHVEQLGGLPSYVVGSPDSKLAIALISDVYGYEAPNLRKLADKVAAAGFFVAVPDLLKGDPYVPSDANRQIKVWIQDHSLDEGFEYAKVVIQDLKSKGFSAIGAAGFCWGAKVVIQLAKFDCIKAAVLLHPSFVTVDDCKEVKVPLAVLGAETDQLSPPELVKQFEEVLNGKPEIESFVKIFPGVAHGWTVRYNVEDETACKKADEAHQDLVQWFSKHVK; encoded by the exons ATGTCAGGACCTCAGTGTTGCACAAACCCTCCAACCCTTAATCCAAACAGTGGAGCAGGCCATGTCGAGCAACTTGGTGGTCTTCCCTCCTATGTCGTCGGTTCTCCAGACTCCAAGCTTGCCATCGCTCTTATTTCTGATGTGTATG GATATGAAGCTCCAAACTTAAG GAAATTGGCTGACAAGGTTGCAGCTGCTGGATTCTTTGTGGCAGTTCCTGACCTTTTGAAGGGAGATCCTTATGTTCCTTCAGATGCTAATAGGCAAATAAAAGTTTGGATTCAAGATCATAGCCTG GACGAGGGATTTGAATATGCCAAAGTAGTGATTCAAGATTTGAAAAGTAAAGGCTTTTCTGCAATAGGTGCTGCAGGCTTTTGTTGGGGTG CCAAGGTTGTGATTCAGCTTGCAAAGTTTGACTGTATTAAGGCTGCTGTGCTCTTACATCCTTCCTTTGTCACTGTGGATGACTGCAAAG AGGTTAAGGTTCCATTGGCAGTGCTTGGAGCAGAGACTGACCAACTCTCTCCACCAGAGCTCGTTAAACAGTTTGAAGAGGTCTTAAATGGAAAACCTGAG ATCGAGTCCTTTGTGAAGATATTTCCTGGAGTTGCACATGGATGGACTGTGAGGTACAATGTTGAAGATGAAACAGCTTGTAAGAAGGCAGATGAAGCTCACCAGGACTTGGTACAGTGGTTTAGTAAGCATGTTAAATGA